Proteins from a genomic interval of Geodermatophilus obscurus DSM 43160:
- a CDS encoding AAA family ATPase gives MPRPPSQSPQFSSVSDVGKRLAAAGYLPDAQISTTVFLADRLGKPLLVEGPAGTGKTELAKALAASTGSELIRLQCYEGLDEARALYEWNYKKQLLRIQASQGTDGADWNTVHDDIFGEEFLLSRPLLTAIRRTEPTVLLIDETDKADVEVEGLLLEVLSDFQVTIPELGTVTAARRPMVVLTSNATRELSEALKRRCLYLALDYPSAQREREIVLSRVPDLAPGLAEQLVRTVRAMRALELKKSPSISETLDWAQTLLELGLDTLDEPAVRSTLGVVLKHASDQERAAAELRLN, from the coding sequence ATGCCCCGCCCGCCGTCGCAGTCCCCGCAGTTCTCCTCGGTCTCCGACGTCGGCAAGCGGCTGGCGGCGGCCGGCTACCTGCCCGACGCCCAGATCTCGACCACCGTGTTCCTCGCCGACCGGCTGGGCAAGCCGCTGCTGGTCGAGGGGCCGGCGGGCACGGGCAAGACCGAGCTGGCCAAGGCGCTGGCGGCGTCCACCGGCTCGGAGCTGATCCGGCTGCAGTGCTACGAGGGCCTCGACGAGGCGCGGGCGCTGTACGAGTGGAACTACAAGAAGCAGCTGCTGCGCATCCAGGCGTCGCAGGGCACCGACGGCGCGGACTGGAACACCGTCCACGACGACATCTTCGGCGAGGAGTTCCTGCTCTCCCGGCCGCTGCTGACCGCCATCCGGCGCACCGAGCCGACCGTGCTGCTCATCGACGAGACCGACAAGGCCGACGTCGAGGTGGAGGGCCTGCTGCTGGAGGTGCTCAGCGACTTCCAGGTCACCATCCCCGAGCTCGGCACGGTGACCGCGGCCCGCCGGCCGATGGTGGTGCTGACCTCCAACGCCACCCGCGAGCTGTCCGAGGCGCTCAAGCGGCGCTGCCTGTACCTGGCGCTGGACTACCCGTCGGCCCAGCGGGAGCGGGAGATCGTGCTGTCCCGGGTGCCCGACCTCGCCCCGGGCCTGGCCGAGCAGCTGGTGCGCACCGTCCGGGCGATGCGCGCGCTGGAGCTGAAGAAGTCGCCGTCGATTTCCGAGACCCTCGACTGGGCGCAGACGCTGCTCGAGCTCGGGCTGGACACCCTCGACGAGCCGGCGGTCCGCTCGACGCTGGGCGTGGTGCTCAAGCACGCCAGCGACCAGGAGCGGGCCGCGGCCGAGCTGCGGCTCAACTGA
- a CDS encoding glutamate-5-semialdehyde dehydrogenase: MSDVSGLPLIGAAALRARAAARVLRTLPTDTKDAALRAMADALVERADEVLAANAADVEAAAADGTPASVLDRLRLDPGRIAGVADALRQLVALPDPVGDVVRGSTLPNGLQLRQVRVPLGVVGIVYEARPNVTVDAAGLCLKSGNAALLRGSASAFRTNTALVVVLTEAAQKAGLPPGSVELLPADRASVGELLNARGLVDVVIPRGGASLIQRVVREARVPVIETGEGNCHVYVDASADPATAEAIVLNAKTHRVSVCNAAETLLVHRDVAFLPRLLSALVDAGVTLHGDDAARAAHDAVVPATDEDWATEYLSMDMAVRVVDDLPAALDHIERWGSGHSEAIVADSARAIADFTAGVDAAAVLVNASTRFTDGGEFGFGAEIGISTQKLHARGPLGLPELTSTSYVVTGSGHTR; encoded by the coding sequence GTGTCCGACGTCTCCGGCCTGCCGCTGATCGGGGCCGCGGCGCTGCGCGCCCGCGCCGCCGCCCGGGTGCTGCGCACCCTGCCCACCGACACCAAGGACGCCGCGCTGCGCGCCATGGCCGACGCGCTGGTCGAGCGGGCCGACGAGGTGCTCGCCGCCAACGCCGCCGACGTGGAGGCGGCCGCGGCCGACGGCACCCCGGCATCGGTCCTCGACCGGCTGCGGCTGGATCCCGGCCGCATCGCCGGCGTGGCCGACGCGCTGCGCCAGCTGGTCGCGCTGCCCGACCCGGTCGGCGACGTCGTCCGCGGGTCGACGCTGCCCAACGGGCTGCAGCTGCGCCAGGTCCGAGTGCCCCTCGGCGTGGTCGGCATCGTCTACGAGGCCCGGCCCAACGTGACCGTCGACGCCGCGGGCCTGTGCCTCAAGAGCGGCAACGCGGCACTGCTGCGCGGCTCGGCCTCGGCGTTCCGGACCAACACCGCGCTGGTCGTCGTCCTCACCGAGGCGGCGCAGAAGGCCGGGCTGCCGCCCGGCTCGGTCGAGCTGCTGCCGGCCGACCGGGCCTCGGTGGGCGAGCTGCTGAACGCCCGCGGGCTCGTCGACGTGGTGATCCCGCGCGGCGGGGCGTCGCTGATCCAGCGGGTGGTGCGCGAGGCGCGGGTGCCGGTCATCGAGACCGGCGAGGGCAACTGCCACGTCTACGTCGACGCCTCGGCCGACCCCGCGACCGCCGAGGCCATCGTGCTCAACGCCAAGACCCACCGGGTCAGCGTCTGCAACGCCGCGGAGACGCTGCTGGTGCACCGCGACGTGGCGTTCCTGCCACGGCTGCTGTCCGCGCTCGTGGACGCCGGCGTGACGCTGCACGGCGACGACGCAGCCCGGGCGGCGCACGACGCCGTCGTCCCCGCGACCGACGAGGACTGGGCGACCGAGTACCTGTCGATGGACATGGCGGTGCGCGTGGTCGACGACCTGCCTGCTGCCCTGGACCACATCGAGCGCTGGGGGAGCGGTCACTCCGAGGCGATCGTCGCCGACTCCGCGCGCGCCATCGCCGACTTCACCGCCGGGGTGGACGCCGCCGCGGTCCTGGTCAACGCCTCGACCCGGTTCACCGACGGCGGGGAGTTCGGGTTCGGCGCCGAGATCGGCATCTCCACGCAGAAGCTGCACGCCCGCGGTCCGCTGGGGCTGCCAGAGCTGACCTCCACCAGCTACGTCGTCACCGGCAGCGGCCACACCCGCTGA
- a CDS encoding metal ABC transporter substrate-binding protein, producing MTAATASAAALALAGCGGSDDAAGGSGAGLTVVAGFYPLEWAAQRVGGDRLDVSSLTPPGAEAHDLELAPQDVAAVAEADLLVYLEGFQPALDEVATTEAAATAWDAGQAADLTLTAEEHGHEGETAEEHAEHAGEEPAGDGEALDPHFWLDPVRLASVGDALAERLAEADPDGAAGYEQNAAALRADLEALDAEIQAGLAGCAVDTLVTGHEAFGYLADRYGLEVVGISGLSPSQEPDPAQLAEITALVRERGVTTVYTETLVDPAVAETVATEAGVRTAVLDPVEGLTDESAGSDYLEVMRANLATLQEGQSCS from the coding sequence GTGACCGCTGCGACCGCCTCGGCCGCCGCCCTCGCGCTGGCCGGGTGCGGTGGCTCCGACGACGCCGCGGGTGGCTCCGGGGCCGGGCTCACGGTCGTCGCGGGCTTCTACCCGCTGGAGTGGGCGGCGCAGCGCGTCGGTGGCGACCGGCTGGACGTCTCCTCGCTCACCCCGCCGGGCGCGGAGGCCCACGACCTGGAGCTCGCCCCGCAGGACGTCGCGGCGGTCGCCGAGGCCGACCTGCTCGTGTACCTGGAGGGCTTCCAGCCCGCCCTCGACGAGGTCGCCACGACCGAGGCCGCCGCCACCGCCTGGGACGCCGGCCAGGCCGCCGACCTCACCCTGACCGCCGAGGAGCACGGTCACGAGGGCGAGACCGCCGAGGAGCACGCCGAGCACGCCGGGGAGGAGCCCGCCGGGGACGGCGAGGCGCTCGACCCGCACTTCTGGCTGGACCCGGTGCGCCTCGCGTCCGTCGGGGACGCGCTGGCCGAGCGGCTGGCCGAGGCCGACCCCGACGGCGCGGCCGGCTACGAGCAGAACGCCGCCGCGCTGCGAGCCGACCTCGAGGCGCTGGACGCCGAGATCCAGGCCGGCCTGGCCGGCTGCGCGGTGGACACCCTGGTCACCGGCCACGAGGCGTTCGGCTACCTCGCCGACCGCTACGGTCTCGAGGTGGTCGGCATCAGCGGGCTCAGCCCCTCCCAGGAGCCGGACCCCGCGCAGCTCGCGGAGATCACCGCCCTCGTCCGGGAGCGCGGGGTCACCACCGTCTACACCGAGACCCTCGTCGACCCCGCCGTCGCCGAGACCGTCGCGACCGAGGCCGGGGTGCGGACCGCCGTCCTGGACCCGGTCGAGGGGCTGACCGACGAGTCGGCCGGCAGCGACTACCTCGAGGTCATGCGGGCCAACCTGGCCACGCTGCAGGAGGGCCAGTCCTGCTCATGA
- a CDS encoding metal ABC transporter ATP-binding protein, producing the protein MSAIRLRDARIGYGDAAVVQGVDLTVADGEAIAVLGSNGSGKTTLARGLLGLATVLGGEVEVLGAPVGRPRERGRIGYVPQRHTVSGAVPATVREVVGVGRLARLGPFGRLRPADRAAVQDAVAAVGLADRLGDPVASLSGGQQRRVLVARALAAEPELLVMDEPTAGVDAASQDALAAVLADVSATGTTLLVVTHETAALAGVLTRAVVVDHGRISYDGPLAEAGVEATTDGHHHPEGTGLAPSRGYRLDQPRVTTDGGR; encoded by the coding sequence ATGAGCGCCATCCGGCTGCGGGACGCCCGCATCGGCTACGGCGACGCCGCCGTCGTCCAGGGCGTCGACCTCACCGTGGCCGACGGCGAGGCGATCGCCGTCCTGGGCTCCAACGGGTCGGGGAAGACCACGCTGGCCCGCGGCCTGCTCGGCCTGGCCACGGTGCTGGGCGGTGAGGTCGAGGTCCTCGGCGCCCCGGTCGGTCGCCCGCGCGAGCGCGGCCGGATCGGCTACGTGCCCCAGCGGCACACGGTGAGCGGCGCGGTCCCGGCGACGGTGCGCGAGGTGGTCGGGGTCGGCCGGCTGGCCCGGCTGGGCCCGTTCGGCCGGCTGCGCCCGGCCGACCGCGCCGCGGTGCAGGACGCCGTCGCCGCCGTCGGGCTGGCCGACCGGCTCGGCGACCCGGTCGCCTCGCTGTCCGGAGGCCAGCAGCGTCGGGTGCTGGTGGCCCGCGCACTGGCCGCCGAGCCGGAGCTGCTGGTCATGGACGAGCCGACCGCCGGGGTGGACGCCGCCAGCCAGGACGCGCTCGCCGCCGTCCTGGCCGACGTGTCGGCCACCGGGACCACGCTGCTGGTCGTCACGCACGAGACCGCCGCGCTGGCCGGCGTCCTCACCCGGGCGGTCGTCGTCGACCACGGCCGGATCAGCTACGACGGGCCGCTGGCCGAGGCCGGGGTCGAGGCCACGACCGACGGGCACCACCACCCCGAGGGCA
- a CDS encoding vWA domain-containing protein, with product MGAGVAGGPEHTAAVPEPGGLAGHLDGFVRAVRDAGIPVGISQAVDAAEILTVVDLLDREQLRHGLAAVLLQRAAQRPAYDVLFDLWWPLSDRPALASAGDEDDGEPGEPGEPTLDLPDGTDLAQLMREELARLLLDGDEEALRRFARDAVDQLGRTAPSPSGQSFFSYRVMRALSPDTLVAQLLAGLLGDAGRGGLAEQVARQTVRERLAAFRAAVEAEVRRRTAAERGRDKVAKNAVRPLADQVDFLRAQAADLAELRRTVAPLARRLAVRLSARRRLGREGRLDFRRTVRASLGTGGVPVVTHHRPRKVHKPELVVLCDVSGSVAGFSHFTLMLTQALREHFSGVRAFAFVDSTDEVSRFFRPGADVVDAVARIGREADVVGFDGHSDYGTAFEVFADRWASVVGPKTSLLVLGDGRTNYRPPGLPVLADLVRRSRTAHWLNPEPRRLWGSGDSAANRYGEVVDMVECRNAAQLADFVTTL from the coding sequence ATGGGGGCCGGGGTGGCGGGCGGGCCCGAGCACACGGCCGCCGTCCCCGAGCCCGGCGGGCTGGCCGGGCACCTCGACGGCTTCGTCCGCGCGGTGCGGGACGCCGGCATCCCGGTCGGCATCAGCCAGGCCGTCGACGCCGCCGAGATCCTCACCGTGGTCGACCTCCTCGACCGCGAGCAGCTGCGGCACGGGCTGGCGGCGGTGCTGCTGCAGCGGGCGGCGCAGCGGCCGGCCTACGACGTGCTGTTCGACCTGTGGTGGCCGCTGTCCGACCGGCCGGCGCTCGCCTCGGCCGGCGACGAGGACGACGGCGAGCCGGGGGAGCCCGGCGAGCCGACCCTGGACCTGCCCGACGGCACCGACCTGGCGCAGCTCATGCGCGAGGAGCTGGCCCGGCTGCTGCTCGACGGCGACGAGGAGGCGCTACGCCGCTTCGCCCGCGACGCGGTCGACCAGCTGGGCCGGACGGCGCCGTCGCCCTCGGGGCAGTCCTTCTTCAGCTACCGGGTGATGCGGGCGCTCTCGCCGGACACCCTGGTCGCCCAGCTGCTGGCCGGCCTGCTCGGGGACGCCGGGCGCGGCGGGCTGGCCGAGCAGGTGGCCCGCCAGACGGTGCGCGAGCGGCTGGCCGCCTTCCGGGCCGCGGTGGAGGCCGAGGTCCGGCGGCGGACGGCGGCCGAGCGCGGCCGGGACAAGGTGGCGAAGAACGCCGTCCGCCCGCTGGCCGACCAGGTCGACTTCCTGCGCGCCCAGGCCGCCGACCTCGCCGAGCTGCGCCGGACGGTGGCCCCGCTGGCCCGGCGGCTGGCCGTCCGGCTCTCGGCGCGGCGGCGGCTGGGCCGGGAGGGCCGGCTGGACTTCCGCAGGACCGTGCGCGCGTCGCTGGGCACCGGCGGCGTGCCGGTGGTGACCCACCACCGGCCGCGGAAGGTGCACAAGCCGGAGCTGGTGGTGCTCTGCGACGTCAGCGGCTCGGTGGCCGGGTTCAGCCACTTCACGCTCATGCTGACCCAGGCGCTGCGTGAGCACTTCTCCGGCGTCCGGGCCTTCGCCTTCGTGGACTCCACCGACGAGGTGAGCCGTTTCTTCCGTCCTGGTGCCGACGTCGTCGACGCGGTCGCCCGGATCGGCCGGGAGGCCGACGTCGTCGGGTTCGACGGGCACAGCGACTACGGCACGGCGTTCGAGGTCTTCGCCGACCGGTGGGCCTCGGTGGTGGGACCCAAGACGTCGCTGCTCGTGCTCGGCGACGGGCGCACCAACTACCGCCCGCCGGGGTTGCCGGTGCTGGCCGACCTCGTCCGCCGCTCCCGCACGGCGCACTGGCTCAATCCCGAGCCCCGCCGGCTGTGGGGCAGCGGGGACTCCGCCGCCAACCGCTACGGCGAGGTCGTCGACATGGTCGAGTGCCGCAACGCCGCCCAGCTCGCGGACTTCGTCACCACGCTCTGA